In a single window of the Branchiostoma floridae strain S238N-H82 chromosome 2, Bfl_VNyyK, whole genome shotgun sequence genome:
- the LOC118404112 gene encoding neurensin-1-like, translating into MDSSYAYAPLRPENPAYSAGPVQPAELVEALRTWQLSSADAPTGRVRRKSSCARLRDAFANQKLESVSEDSEMDDIGLPSGSSCPPQFGVRSYLHQFYEDCAGIRRNSLDSHPYDNPYLSDDFRYLINPKPRKSTYIWWKVAMVCGFSLIAFGAVALMAGYLVPQRRELVGYLGGVPVVDSAATDLNYKLDACKLAGLILLCVGGLTVAFSLLVPSFLHGYMEKELLMQESFKERIATGDSIVGTTQTAAAEGIPLTEHERIATGDSIVGPTQTAAAEGIPLTEQVQNVQPERRALGLAEAAEPTTSTSE; encoded by the exons ATGGACTCCAGCTACGCCTACGCACCGCTAAGACCCGAGAACCCTGCCTATAGCGCCGGCCCTGTGCAGCCCGCCGAGCTAGTGGAAGCCTTACGGACGTGGCAGCTCAGCTCAGCGGATGCTCCGACCGGCAGGGTCCGCAGAAAAAGCTCGTGCGCCCGCCTCCGTGACGCCTTTGCTAACCAG AAGTTGGAAAGTGTGAGCGAGGATTCAGAGATGGACGACATCGGCCTTCCGTCCGGTTCGTCCTGCCCTCCCCAGTTCGGGGTCCGCTCCTACCTGCACCAGTTCTACGAGGACTGCGCTGGGATCCGGCGGAACAGCCTGGACTCCCACCCGTACGACAATCCGTACCTATCTGATGATTTCCGCTACCTGATCAACCCCAAGCCGAGGAAATCTACCTACATCTGGTGGAAGGTGGCGATGGTGTGTGGGTTCAGTCTGATAGCGTTTGGAGCCGTGGCTCTCATGGCCGGCTACCTGGTGCCTCAGCGCCGGGAGCTGGTAGGATATCTTGGCGGGGTCCCGGTGGTGGACTCCGCAGCGACAGACTTAAACTACAAACTGGACGCCTGTAAGTTAGCAGGCCTGATACTGCTATGTGTAGGGGGCCTGACTGTTGCCTTCTCTCTCCTCGTTCCCAGTTTCCTGCATGGATACATGGAAAAAGAACTGCTGATGCAGGAAAGCTTCAAG GAGCGTATCGCCACAGGTGATAGCATTGTGGGAACAACCCAGACAGCTGCAGCGGAAGGAATTCCCCTTACCGAGCAT GAGCGTATCGCCACAGGTGATAGCATTGTGGGACCAACCCAGACAGCTGCAGCGGAGGGAATTCCCCTTACCGAGCAGGTACAGAACGTCCAGCCCGAGAGGCGAGCCCTGGGCCTGGCCGAGGCCGCAGAACCAACGACAAGCACCTCGGAGTGA
- the LOC118432410 gene encoding all-trans retinoic acid-induced differentiation factor-like isoform X1 — MCAKDETSRPKMAKPGRSFTTLLFFVCCLLCLLLTRGQKDERMSICHLSSCGSPLADDGKVYGMCQGRHGLQVWGRCCVNVTENTHNFTVGLDLSGCNIHDEFFQESPLLTLTHLQALVLDNNPITVLSSEAVAGLTELNYISVPTHSNCSCPGGEEAWNHLIRSVNTTLCLKQTSTCTRYNEACPASSSHCVEDGPGLFLCLCKEGYHGYKCLRQGTFPMSAFLAGLGSSTVILAAVLWVLLRRHVKTA; from the exons ATGTGTGCAAAGGACGAGACTAGCAGACCAAAGATGGCGAAACCCGGAAGAAGTTTCACcacattgttgttttttgtttgttgtctattgtgtttgttgttgacaCGAGGACAGAAAGATGAGAGAATG TCCATCTGTCATCTGAGTTCTTGTGGCAGCCCCCTGGCCGATGATGGTAAGGTGTACGGGATGTGTCAGGGCAGACATGGACTACAGGTGTGGGGAAGGTGCTGTGTCAATGTGACGGAAAACACTCACAACTTCACTGTTGG GTTGGACCTTAGTGGATGCAACATCCATGATGAATTCTTCCAGGAGTCACCTCTTCTCACACTAACACATCTTCAAGCACT GGTGCTCGACAACAACCCAATTACTGTGCTATCAAGTGAAGCTGTTGCTGGTCTGACAGAGCTTAATTACAT ATCTGTACCGACCCATTCCAACTGTTCTTGCCCCGGAGGTGAGGAGGCTTGGAACCACCTCATCAGATCAGTCAACACAACATTGTGTTTGAAACAGACTTCCACATGTACAAGATACAATG AGGCCTGTCCTGCATCAAGTTCTCATTGTGTAGAGGATGGACCAG gtTTATTCCTCTGCCTCTGTAAGGAGGGATATCATGGATATAAATGTCTAAGACAG GGCACTTTTCCAATGTCAGCCTTCCTGGCAGGACTCGGGAGCAGCACTGTCATACTGGCAGCTGTTCTGTGGGTGCTACTGAGACGACATGTGAAGACTGCATGA
- the LOC118432430 gene encoding cingulin-like isoform X1 — translation MSDKEKAQAGIPRPVRGLPRPTRGLPRPTAQTGARGPAVKIAFGRRLPINKTKPRQETSMLIVVPNLSDEEENADDTASTIDLATPRPLAIKKPTVTRDKTVKRLRNNSSSSKESPTAGLGAKRANIDEDKLTGTIVKKSYKLRPKAKNPVNGICTTNFNPKATLNFGALTLTGKKSLPEKQPGVEKENAVLKELNATKKELNKAKEELTVAKEELKAAKEELEAAKASNEKAMDAGMHELEGEDQQVKKSLEMCERKLMSLDVDPVSLDTWFELKESRDKQRKETTARARAMHEKWKQNREQALETNKQLLELREKLEKISKSVCKSEDKKA, via the exons ATGTCGGATAAAGAGAAAGCTCAGGCAGGTATCCCCCGCCCGGTTCGAGGTCTCCCTCGGCCCACCAGAGGCCTTCCCCGGCCcacagctcagactggcgccCGTGGTCCCGCTGTGAAGATTGCGTTCGGTCGGCGCCTGCCGATCAACAAGACAAAACCACGCCAAG AAACTTCTATGTTGATTGTTGTCCCCAACCTGTcagatgaagaagaaaatgcAGATGACACTGCTTCAACAATTGACCTGGCTACACCCAGGCCCCTGGCTATCAAGAAGCCCACAG TGACGAGGGACAAGACCGTGAAGCGCCTGCGCAACAACAGCAGCTCCTCAAAAGAGTCTCCTACAGCAGGACTGGGTGCAAAAAGAGCTAACATAGATGAGGATAAGCTGACGGGCACAATCGTCAAGAAAAGCTACAAACTGAGACCAAAAGCCAAAAACCCAGTG AATGGGATCTGCACTACAAACTTCAATCCAAAGGCAACCCTGAACTTTGGCGCCCTTACACTTACAGGCAAGAAGAG CCTCCCTGAGAAGCAGCCAGGGGTGGAGAAGGAGAATGCTGTTCTGAAAGAGCTCAATGCTACCAAGAAGGAGCTCAACAAGGCCAAGGAGGAGCTAACAGTGGCCAAGGAGGAGCTAAAGGCGGCCAAGGAGGAACTAGAAGCAGCCAAG GCAAGCAATGAGAAAGCCATGGATGCTGGAATGCATGAGTTAGAAG GAGAGGATCAGCAGGTGAAAAAGAGTCT GGAAATGTGTGAGAGGAAACTAATGTCTCTGGATGTTGACCCAG TATCATTGGATACTTGGTTTGAACTGAAGGAGTCAAGAGACAAACAGCGGAAGGAGACAACA GCCCGAGCCCGTGCCATGCACGAGAAATGGAAGCAAAATCGTGAGCAGGCATTGGAAACAAATAAGCAGCTACTG GAACTGAGGGAGAAGTTGGAGAAGATCAGCAAAAGTGTGTGCAAGTCAGAGGACAAAAAAGCTTAA
- the LOC118432430 gene encoding cingulin-like isoform X2, with the protein MSDKEKAQAGIPRPVRGLPRPTRGLPRPTAQTGARGPAVKIAFGRRLPINKTKPRQDEEENADDTASTIDLATPRPLAIKKPTVTRDKTVKRLRNNSSSSKESPTAGLGAKRANIDEDKLTGTIVKKSYKLRPKAKNPVNGICTTNFNPKATLNFGALTLTGKKSLPEKQPGVEKENAVLKELNATKKELNKAKEELTVAKEELKAAKEELEAAKASNEKAMDAGMHELEGEDQQVKKSLEMCERKLMSLDVDPVSLDTWFELKESRDKQRKETTARARAMHEKWKQNREQALETNKQLLELREKLEKISKSVCKSEDKKA; encoded by the exons ATGTCGGATAAAGAGAAAGCTCAGGCAGGTATCCCCCGCCCGGTTCGAGGTCTCCCTCGGCCCACCAGAGGCCTTCCCCGGCCcacagctcagactggcgccCGTGGTCCCGCTGTGAAGATTGCGTTCGGTCGGCGCCTGCCGATCAACAAGACAAAACCACGCCAAG atgaagaagaaaatgcAGATGACACTGCTTCAACAATTGACCTGGCTACACCCAGGCCCCTGGCTATCAAGAAGCCCACAG TGACGAGGGACAAGACCGTGAAGCGCCTGCGCAACAACAGCAGCTCCTCAAAAGAGTCTCCTACAGCAGGACTGGGTGCAAAAAGAGCTAACATAGATGAGGATAAGCTGACGGGCACAATCGTCAAGAAAAGCTACAAACTGAGACCAAAAGCCAAAAACCCAGTG AATGGGATCTGCACTACAAACTTCAATCCAAAGGCAACCCTGAACTTTGGCGCCCTTACACTTACAGGCAAGAAGAG CCTCCCTGAGAAGCAGCCAGGGGTGGAGAAGGAGAATGCTGTTCTGAAAGAGCTCAATGCTACCAAGAAGGAGCTCAACAAGGCCAAGGAGGAGCTAACAGTGGCCAAGGAGGAGCTAAAGGCGGCCAAGGAGGAACTAGAAGCAGCCAAG GCAAGCAATGAGAAAGCCATGGATGCTGGAATGCATGAGTTAGAAG GAGAGGATCAGCAGGTGAAAAAGAGTCT GGAAATGTGTGAGAGGAAACTAATGTCTCTGGATGTTGACCCAG TATCATTGGATACTTGGTTTGAACTGAAGGAGTCAAGAGACAAACAGCGGAAGGAGACAACA GCCCGAGCCCGTGCCATGCACGAGAAATGGAAGCAAAATCGTGAGCAGGCATTGGAAACAAATAAGCAGCTACTG GAACTGAGGGAGAAGTTGGAGAAGATCAGCAAAAGTGTGTGCAAGTCAGAGGACAAAAAAGCTTAA
- the LOC118432402 gene encoding tektin-2-like, with product MATLSQKPVTRYNPPDWFTSNFTISTNAERQRDASHQIRQEARNLRNETDNQTRWDQYDNNTRLSDRCRDIDQWKQTLEKTLRDCDAEIDALERMKLETEHSLQAKALPLDVAIENLTLREGRRDIDVVRDNVEAELHKEVEVIEGIKKALKQKIDEAFEQICLLQEARQQLHADLRDKSEALGIDQEVYHLTNDSPGISFKPNPTRVPKGSTTPQEWDKFSQYNKDRAEAEMRASNRLREAMQATLEQTANDLEAQRNASEFAFRKRIHETDQAKKELEWQQKNTKEEIAEMEADIRNLEESIRAKRNPLKLAHTRLETRTYRPNVELCRDQPQYGLTDEVQQIEGSIAALKEKLATAHKARDGLYRNLYRIEEDLACKTNSLTLDNRCMDVRQKLTSNVPDSIKTGDSFNRTTNRALSPIKSRQLDMA from the exons ATGGCTACCCTGAGTCAGAAGCCAGTGACACGGTACAACCCTCCTGATTGGTTCACCTCCAACTTCACCATCTCTACAAATGCTGAGAGACAACGCGATGCCTCGCACCAGATCCGCCAGGAGGCGCGCAACCTCCGCAACGAGACCGACAACCAGACGAGGTGGGACCAGTACGACAACAACACGCGTCTGTCTGATAGGTGTCGCGACATCGACCAATGGAAGCAGACCCTGGAGAAGACCCTTAGAGACTGTGATGCAGAGATCGATGCTCTGGAGAGGATGAAGTTGGAGACAGAGCATTCTCTCCAGGCCAAGGCACTGCCCCTCGATGTTGCAATTGAGAACCTGACTCTGAGGGAGGGAAGACGAGACATCGATGTTGTCAGGGACAACGTAGAGGCAGAGCTTCACAAG GAAGTGGAAGTGATTGAAGGTATCAAGAAGGCACTGAAACAGAAGATTGATGAGGCCTTCGAGCAAATATG TCTTCTGCAGGAGGCTCGTCAGCAGCTCCATGCAGACTTGAGGGACAAGTCTGAGGCTCTAGGGATTGACCAGGAGGTCTACCACCTCACCAATGACTCTCCCGGCATCTCCTTCAAACCTAACCCCACCAGAGTGCCAAAAGG GAGCACTACACCCCAGGAGTGGGACAAGTTTAGCCAGTACAATAAGGACCGTGCTGAGGCTGAGATGAGGGCTTCCAACAGGCTCAGGGAGGCCATGCAGGCCACACTCGAACAG ACTGCCAACGACCTGGAGGCCCAGCGTAATGCCTCAGAGTTTGCCTTCCGCAAGAGGATTCACGAGACTGACCAGGCAAAGAAGGAGCTGGAGTGGCAGCAGAAGAAT ACAAAGGAAGAGATAGCTGAGATGGAGGCGGATATCCGTAACCTAGAGGAGTCCATCCGTGCCAAGCGCAACCCACTGAAGTTAGCTCACACCCGCCTGGAGACCCGTACCTACCGACCGAACGTGGAGCTCTGCCGGGATCAGCCGCAGTACGGGCTGACTGACGAGGTGCAGCAGATTGAAGGGTCCATCGCCGCACTGAAGGAAAAACTGGCCACTGCACA CAAAGCCCGTGACGGTCTGTATCGTAACCTGTACCGTATCGAGGAGGATCTGGCCTGCAAGACCAACTCCCTCACACTGGACAACCGCTGCATGGACGTCCGCCAGAAGCTGACCTCTAACGTCCCCGACTCCATCAAGACAGGAGATTCCTTCAACCGCACAACTAACCGTGCCCTCTCACCCATCAAGAGCAGACAGCTAGACATGGCGTAA
- the LOC118404117 gene encoding uncharacterized protein LOC118404117, whose product MKWYRLLALFITFVAALLIGAVVFKYLEETYHPGVPAPETTTPRPEGDELAVVEDFVSRKNLCVTSEELFELIDAVQQVRSASINQDFVNVTENVKNGTRRTPYKIGFFDSFFFCGTIATTIGYGHIYPFTDAGKVFCIAYALVSIPLTLFMLAGIGGKLGNANRWVENRVKRVIRRPYLIRVFMVLFIIIFGLGLFCFVPAYHHPCTVGEVEQPGRSVLRLHHAQHRRFGGHVCGAKPCQGTLALRPFGTRGAGLCWIVVGLSFLATVFDLIAEAMRGLKERLEEEMRSNQHLRQVTDFAGKFGHEAKDLAGKVGKVGSEVAHVASMPVKGIKKMAQGEGSKEKIKDGKETGKDDKKKGKDDKKKKATTPSEEDAIVGTEGSYKKTGSHENLPELDVPNGPEIPAQSQEVATDDQKIPQEGIQMEDIPVKEEGETAKKSPEDQPTDSTNQASDDTASPDVKELETKEPVKQEVPDMKPEVPKGKPEVPKGKPEVPKVKPEVPIGKPEVKEVTPEVPEGTSGEPEVIPAVPEAAIQSNENAAKPQEAEPAKVEHVDETSGSQEKTAGSEKESPAGKDDTAAAAEATETQDSTAKKQEDLDRFIVNMKWKSLAGLIVTFFLYLMIGAFVFMGVEKQPYVGNLTEVKMNFLRNKSGSIDMEDLDAFVEEVLQSVGVKTAIPPANFTAKPWPFYEALFVCGTMVTTIGYGHITPKTVGGQIFCAVYALFGIPVTLFMLTGIGEKLSNVSRFVEKKVRKRVSNQKLIRIINLLMSLVFGLGLFCFLPAYLFTIVEGWEYHTALYFVFITLTTVGFGDYIPAQHHHDHQAHDPYTDAVYKTAVFCWIIVGLTFLAGMFNLISEGLKELKNKVEDATMANLNTVKRLTTMAIDRGKSRDPSPHRSSSDLSESDQQPILSLLSSASSEKHLKVPQEANNGTSR is encoded by the exons atTTTGTCAACGTCACCGAGAATGTCAAGAATGGCACGAGAAGAACGCCGTACAAGATCGGGTTCTTCGACTCCTTCTTCTTCTGCGGTACGATCGCCACCACCATAGGGTATGGGCACATCTATCCATTCACAGACGCCGGCAAG GTGTTCTGCATCGCCTACGCCCTTGTAAGCATTCCGCTTACCCTATTCATGCTGGCTGGCATTGGTGGGAAGCTGGGAAATGCCAACAGATGGGTGGAGAATAGG GTCAAAAGAGTTATCCGTCGTCCCTATCTGATCCGGGTCTTTATGGTGCTGTTCATCATCATATTCGGTCTGGGCCTGTTCTGCTTTGTCCCGGCCTACCATCATCCATGTACCGTGGGAGAAGTGGAGCAACCTGGACGCTCTGTATTACGTCTTCATCACGCTCAGCACCGTCGGTTTGGGGGACATGTTTGTGGCGCAAAACCCTGTCAAGGAACACTGGCCCTACGACCTTTTGGCACAAGGGGGGCGGGCCTGTGCTGGATCGTAGTCGGTCTGAGCTTTTTGGCCACCGTCTTTGATCTCATTGCTGAGGCCATGCGAGGGCTGAAAGAGAGGCTGGAGGAAGAGATGCGGTCTAATCAACATCTTCGACAGGTGACGGACTTCGCGGGGAAGTTTGGGCACGAGGCCAAGGATCTGGCTGGGAAAGTCGGGAAggtggggtcagaggtcgctcATGTTGCCAGCATGCCGGTCAAGGGCATCAAGAAGATGGCGCAGGGTGAGGGCTCGAAGGAGAAGATAAAGGATGGCAAGGAGACTGGGAAGGATGACAAGAAGAAGGGCAAGgatgacaagaagaagaaggcgACAACACCAAGCGAAGAAGACGCCATCGTTGGAACTGAGGGGAGCTACAAGAAAACTGGAAGCCATGAGAACCTACCCGAACTAGACGTACCCAATGGACCGGAAATACCGGCTCAGAGCCAGGAAGTGGCGACAGACGATCAAAAGATTCCACAAGAGGGGATACAAATGGAGGACATTCCCGTTAAAGAAGAAGGAGAAACTGCCAAGAAAAGTCCAGAAGACCAGCCGACTGATTCGACCAATCAGGCTTCTGACGATACAGCCTCTCCTGATGTGAAGGAATTGGAAACGAAGGAACCGGTGAAGCAGGAGGTACCGGATATGAAGCCAGAGGTACCAAAGGGTAAGCCAGAGGTACCAAAGGGCAAGCCAGAGGTACCGAAGGTGAAGCCTGAGGTACCGATAGGAAAGCCAGAAGTAAAGGAAGTGACCCCAGAGGTACCGGAGGGGACGTCAGGTGAACCGGAAGTGATTCCAGCGGTACCAGAAGCGGCAATTCAGTCGAATGAAAACGCGGCAAAACCACAAGAGGCGGAACCAGCAAAGGTCGAGCACGTCGACGAAACTTCAGGATCCCAAGAGAAAACAGCTGGTTCAGAGAAGGAGTCTCCCGCTGGAAAAGACGACACGGCAGCAGCTGCTGAGGCAACAGAAACCCAAGATTCTACCGCTAAAAAACAGGAAGACTTGGACAG ATTCATAGTCAACATGAAGTGGAAGAGTCTTGCAGGACTAATCGTGACATTTTTCCTGTATTTGATGATCGGAGCTTTTGTCTTTATGGGTGTCGAGAAGCAGCCGTACGTAGGCAATCTAACTGAGGTGAAGATGAACTTTCTTCGGAACAAAAGTGGCTCTATCGACATGGAAGATCTGGACGCTTTCGTCGAGGAAGTCCTTCAATCTGTGGGAGTGAAAACCG CCATACCTCCCGCCAACTTCACAGCCAAGCCGTGGCCGTTCTACGAGGCTCTGTTCGTGTGCGGGACTATGGTCACAACAATAGG ATACGGACACATCACTCCCAAGACAGTGGGAGGTCAGATCTTCTGTGCTGTGTACGCTCTGTTCGGCATCCCGGTAACGTTGTTCATGCTGACTGGGATAGGAGAGAAGCTCAGTAACGTCAGTCGCTTCGTCGAGAAAAAAGTCCGGAAAAGGGTGTCCAATCAGAAACTCATCCGCATCATCAATTTGCTGATGAGTCTCGTCTTTGGTCTGGGATTATTTTGTTTCCTCCCCGCGTACCTCTTCACTATAGTTGAGGGCTGGGAATATCACACCGCGCTGTATTTCGTCTTCATCACTCTGACGACGGTTGGCTTTGGGGACTACATCCCCGCACAACACCATCACGATCACCAGGCTCACGACCCGTACACCGACGCAGTGTACAAAACCGCGGTCTTCTGTTGGATCATTGTCGGACTGACCTTCCTTGCCGGCATGTTCAATCTGATTTCTGAGGGGCTGAAGGAGTTGAAGAATAAAGTTGAGGACGCGACCATGGCTAATCTGAACACGGTGAAGCGGCTGACTACCATGGCCATAGACCGCGGGAAGAGCCGGGACCCCTCCCCTCACAGATCGTCCTCTGACCTGTCTGAATCTGACCAACAGCCGATCCTCAGCCTTCTGTCGTCTGCAAGCTCGGAAAAACACCTGAAGGTTCCTCAGGAAGCAAACAACGGAACGTCGCGGTAG
- the LOC118432410 gene encoding all-trans retinoic acid-induced differentiation factor-like isoform X2, with protein MCQGRHGLQVWGRCCVNVTENTHNFTVGLDLSGCNIHDEFFQESPLLTLTHLQALVLDNNPITVLSSEAVAGLTELNYISVPTHSNCSCPGGEEAWNHLIRSVNTTLCLKQTSTCTRYNEACPASSSHCVEDGPGLFLCLCKEGYHGYKCLRQGTFPMSAFLAGLGSSTVILAAVLWVLLRRHVKTA; from the exons ATGTGTCAGGGCAGACATGGACTACAGGTGTGGGGAAGGTGCTGTGTCAATGTGACGGAAAACACTCACAACTTCACTGTTGG GTTGGACCTTAGTGGATGCAACATCCATGATGAATTCTTCCAGGAGTCACCTCTTCTCACACTAACACATCTTCAAGCACT GGTGCTCGACAACAACCCAATTACTGTGCTATCAAGTGAAGCTGTTGCTGGTCTGACAGAGCTTAATTACAT ATCTGTACCGACCCATTCCAACTGTTCTTGCCCCGGAGGTGAGGAGGCTTGGAACCACCTCATCAGATCAGTCAACACAACATTGTGTTTGAAACAGACTTCCACATGTACAAGATACAATG AGGCCTGTCCTGCATCAAGTTCTCATTGTGTAGAGGATGGACCAG gtTTATTCCTCTGCCTCTGTAAGGAGGGATATCATGGATATAAATGTCTAAGACAG GGCACTTTTCCAATGTCAGCCTTCCTGGCAGGACTCGGGAGCAGCACTGTCATACTGGCAGCTGTTCTGTGGGTGCTACTGAGACGACATGTGAAGACTGCATGA
- the LOC118432430 gene encoding cingulin-like isoform X3 — translation MSDKEKAQAGIPRPVRGLPRPTRGLPRPTAQTGARGPAVKIAFGRRLPINKTKPRQVTRDKTVKRLRNNSSSSKESPTAGLGAKRANIDEDKLTGTIVKKSYKLRPKAKNPVNGICTTNFNPKATLNFGALTLTGKKSLPEKQPGVEKENAVLKELNATKKELNKAKEELTVAKEELKAAKEELEAAKASNEKAMDAGMHELEGEDQQVKKSLEMCERKLMSLDVDPVSLDTWFELKESRDKQRKETTARARAMHEKWKQNREQALETNKQLLELREKLEKISKSVCKSEDKKA, via the exons ATGTCGGATAAAGAGAAAGCTCAGGCAGGTATCCCCCGCCCGGTTCGAGGTCTCCCTCGGCCCACCAGAGGCCTTCCCCGGCCcacagctcagactggcgccCGTGGTCCCGCTGTGAAGATTGCGTTCGGTCGGCGCCTGCCGATCAACAAGACAAAACCACGCCAAG TGACGAGGGACAAGACCGTGAAGCGCCTGCGCAACAACAGCAGCTCCTCAAAAGAGTCTCCTACAGCAGGACTGGGTGCAAAAAGAGCTAACATAGATGAGGATAAGCTGACGGGCACAATCGTCAAGAAAAGCTACAAACTGAGACCAAAAGCCAAAAACCCAGTG AATGGGATCTGCACTACAAACTTCAATCCAAAGGCAACCCTGAACTTTGGCGCCCTTACACTTACAGGCAAGAAGAG CCTCCCTGAGAAGCAGCCAGGGGTGGAGAAGGAGAATGCTGTTCTGAAAGAGCTCAATGCTACCAAGAAGGAGCTCAACAAGGCCAAGGAGGAGCTAACAGTGGCCAAGGAGGAGCTAAAGGCGGCCAAGGAGGAACTAGAAGCAGCCAAG GCAAGCAATGAGAAAGCCATGGATGCTGGAATGCATGAGTTAGAAG GAGAGGATCAGCAGGTGAAAAAGAGTCT GGAAATGTGTGAGAGGAAACTAATGTCTCTGGATGTTGACCCAG TATCATTGGATACTTGGTTTGAACTGAAGGAGTCAAGAGACAAACAGCGGAAGGAGACAACA GCCCGAGCCCGTGCCATGCACGAGAAATGGAAGCAAAATCGTGAGCAGGCATTGGAAACAAATAAGCAGCTACTG GAACTGAGGGAGAAGTTGGAGAAGATCAGCAAAAGTGTGTGCAAGTCAGAGGACAAAAAAGCTTAA